A region from the Buteo buteo chromosome 19, bButBut1.hap1.1, whole genome shotgun sequence genome encodes:
- the MIEF1 gene encoding mitochondrial dynamics protein MIEF1, which produces MAGAGQRKGKKDDNGIGTAIDFVLSNARLVLGVGGAAMLGIATLAVKRMYDRAISAPSSPTRLSQSGKRSWEEPNWLGSSSRLLTQDMKTNLSRSLQTLPTDPSAADTDFFRPTKPKPSAKRSQVELKKSRLRLSLQEKLFAYYRRKVAIPADEQARAKQAAVDICAELRSFIRAKLPDMPLRDMYLSGSLYDDLQVVTADHIQLIVPLMLEQNLWSCIPGEDTIMNIPGFYLVRRENPEYFPRGSSYWDRCVVGGYLSPKAVADTFEKVVAGSINWPAIGTLLDYVIRPAAPPADLTLEVQYDPERHLFIDFLPSLTLGDIILVAKPHRLAQNDNLWRLSLRPAETARLRALDQCDSGCRCLCLKIFKAVCKSNPALGHLTASQLTNVILHLSQEESDWSQDMLADRFLQALKGLIRYLEAGVLPSALNPKVNLFSELTPEEVDELGYTLYSSLSEPEVLLQT; this is translated from the exons ATGGCAGGCGCTGGGCAGcgcaaagggaaaaaagatgacAACGGCATTGGCACAGCGATCGACTTCGTGCTGTCCAACGCCCGGCTTGTGCTGGGCGTGGGTGGAGCAGCTATGCTGGGCATCGCCACGCTGGCTGTCAAACGG ATGTACGACCGGGCAATCAGCGCTCCCAGCAGCCCCACTCGCTTGAGCCAGTCAGGAAAGAGAAGCTGGGAAGAGCCAAACTGGCTGGGCTCCTCCTCACGCTTACTGACCCAGGACATGAAGACTAACCTCAGCCGCTCCCTGCAGACCCTTCCCACTGATCCTTCGGCTgcagacacag ACTTTTTTCGACCCACAAAGCCCAAGCCATCTGCCAAGAGGAGTCAAGTGGAGCTGAAAAAATCCCGCCTTCGTCTGTCTCTGCAAGAAAAGCTCTTCGCTTATTATCGCAGGAAGGTAGCTATCCCGGCAGATGAGCAGGCCCGGGCCAAGCAAGCAGCTGTGGATATCTGTGCTGAGCTGCGCAGCTTCATACGTGCCAAGCTGCCGGACATGCCCCTGCGTGACATGTACCTCAGCGGCAGCCTGTATGATGATCTGCAG GTAGTGACAGCTGACCACATCCAGCTCATTGTGCCTCTGATGCTGGAGCAGAACCTGTGGTCGTGCATCCCTGGAGAGGACACTATCATGAACATTCCTGGCTTCTACTTGGTGCGTCGGGAAAACCCAGAGTACTTTCCCCGTGGGAGCAGCTACTGGGACCGCTGTGTGGTGGGAGGTTACCTTTCCCCCAAAGCTGTAGCAGACACCTTTGAGAAGGTTGTAGCTGGCTCCATCAACTGGCCAGCAATTGGGACTCTCTTGGATTACGTGATCCGTCCAGCAGCTCCCCCAGCAGATTTGACACTGGAAGTCCAGTATGATCCAGAAAGGCATCTTTTTATTGACTTCCTACCATCTCTGACACTGGGTGACATCATCCTTGTGGCCAAACCCCATCGATTGGCCCAGAATGACAATTTGTGGCGACTGAGCCTGCGGCCGGCAGAAACAGCTCGCCTCCGGGCCCTGGACCAGTGTGATTCTGGCTGCCGTTGCTTGTGCCTGAAGATCTTCAAAGCGGTATGCAAGTCAAACCCAGCCCTGGGTCACCTCACTGCCAGCCAGCTCACCAATGTCATCCTGCACTTATCCCAAGAGGAGTCCGACTGGTCCCAGGACATGCTGGCTGATCGGTTCTTGCAGGCGCTGAAGGGATTGATCCGCTACTTGGAGGCAGGTGTCCTCCCTAGTGCTCTGAACCCCAAGGTGAACTTGTTTTCAGAGCTCACCCCCGAAGAAGTGGATGAGTTAGGCTATACCCTCTACAGCTCTCTGTCAGAGCCAGAGGTCTTGCTGCAGACGTAA